A genomic segment from Mus musculus strain C57BL/6J chromosome 13, GRCm38.p6 C57BL/6J encodes:
- the Gm36079 gene encoding annexin-2 receptor-like, with product MESNFWSVQVKQAWDSVPLVQEAQPPLLPSFSEDRGPWPLPFYPVLGEISSDDGGDYQEQPLPVWMNDFAGTYPRTDSCKIQSTSEPSIPESVSAIHEEQPEKPTTLGTWMEAVEESFRVAMQPWSCSTALHRGNDAKDTETCGRSSSTECEQPSESGEVDSGLCQDAWRAFIACLFCGLLPPDSGSSEP from the coding sequence ATGGAGTCGAATTTCTGGTCAGTGCAAGTGAAGCAAGCCTGGGATTCCGTCCCTCTGGTGCAAGAGGCCCAGCCTCCTCTGCTCCCCAGTTTTTCAGAAGACCGCGGTCCCTGGCCTCTCCCTTTCTATCCGGTCCTAGGCGAGATCTCTTCCGATGATGGCGGTGACTACCAGGAACAACCACTTCCAGTTTGGATGAATGACTTCGCGGGAACCTACCCCAGGACCGACTCTTGCAAGATCCAGAGCACCTCGGAGCCCAGCATTCCTGAGTCTGTGAGCGCCATCCACGAggaacagccagagaaacccacCACTCTGGGAACCTGGATGGAAGCAGTAGAAGAATCATTCAGAGTGGCGATGCAGCCCTGGTCCTGTTCCACAGCGCTCCACCGTGGCAACGACGCAAAGGACACCGAGACCTGCGGCAGGAGTAGTTCCACAGAGTGTGAGCAACCATCAGAGAGTGGAGAAGTAGACTCTGGACTTTGCCAGGATGCCTGGAGAGCATTCATTGCCTGCCTGTTCTGTGGCTTGTTGCCGCCAGACAGTGGCAGCAGTGAGCCCtag